The Aspergillus nidulans FGSC A4 chromosome VIII genome contains the following window.
GATACGGCGCGTTGGGCGAAGATATCTGCATCGTCGTCTAGGACTCTGCTGACCCACTCGCAGGTCTGCGAGAGTCCGTCGCGAGGCAGACTACCAACCGCTACGTCTTCGGCAAAGTTGACCTGGTCTGATTCACGTCCAAGAACGAGCTTACGGCCAAGGAAGAGCTGCAAATCCAAAAGGTAGGGAGCGTCTGCGTCACGGACAAGACTGTAACTCCAACCTTTACGTCCGGCACGGGCTGTTCGACCAACTCGGTGGACGAAGATCTTGGGTTGCGAGGGGAAATCGTAGTTGATGACGTTGGCAAGGATGGGGATATCGATACCTCGAGCTGCGACGTCTGTGACAACGAGGATGTTGGAAATGCCGGTTCTGAAGTTCTGAACCTGTATCTTTCGGGCCGTTTGATCTAGCGATCCGTACACGTAAGAGACTGCAAACCCAgcttcgcggaggagtgaATAAAGGTAGTCGACGTGGTGTTTTGTAGCTGCGAAGACTATCGTCGAGTGTTTCGTCGGGGATTCCTTCATGTTCACAGCCCGTTCCATCTCTGccctcttgcgcttcttgttcttcgagTCTTCGGGGCCTTTTTCCTTTAGTCGCAGGGACGCCTCTGTCGGCCCAGTTGGCATCTTGATAACCTCATTAAGTATATAAAGCAGAGcgccctccttctccgccgacTTTACCGAAAAGAACGCATTTTGCAGATCTGGTGAAATCTTGCTCTCCGTATCCAACCGAACCAGCGTGGGATCCTGCAAACCAGCCCTCGCAAATTCGACCAGAGACTTTGGCAGTGTCGCAGAAAACAGCAGTGTCTGCCTTGTAGACGGCAACCCATGCAGAATCTCCGTTAACTGGGCCGCGAAACCCATCTCGAAGAGCCGATCCGCCTCGTCAAACACAACATATTTAATACTCGACAAGTCCAGGTTCATCTCGACCTTCAAATGCAAAAATCGACCAGGCGTCGCAATAACGATATCTGGGTTCCCAGCCATCATGCCGAACTGCTCCTCCAAACTATCACCACCAACCAGCAATACGGACTTGAGATCGGTTCCCTTTCCCagctccttgacaaccttgaGTGTTTGCAGCGCCAACTCACGCGACGGCGACAGAATCAAACCCCGAGCGCCGAACTTCGTACTATGCGACTTCAACTTTTCAATCATCGGAATCACAAACGCAGCCGTCTTGCCTGATCCTGTCCGCGCCATACCAACAACGTCTTGGTCCTCCATGATGACGGGTATAGTCTTGCGCTGGATAGGCGTGGGAACAGAGAACCCCTTCCGCGCGATTGCCTTAAGCAGATTCGCATTTAATCCCATAGCCTGGAAACCAccgcccttcttcaccgTTCGGCCCTTCAGGTTCGCACTCTTCCGGTTCGCGGATGTCTGCTTCTCCGCGATGAaagcttcatcatcttcgtccgAGTCGCCTGCATTTGCTTCGCCTAGAAAATCAAGATTGACATTCGGTGCCGCCGGTACCTTCTTTCGTTTCGTTGGCTTCTGCGTCTCGGCATCGGAGTCGCTGTCATTCTGGAAAAGCGCGCCTGTGATGTCGAATTCATTCTCCGATAACGCCGGAGAGGCGGCGCGGGAAGGCATTTTTTCTGCTTCCCAATATTCACTGAATTTCTCAATTTTATGTCGTCTTGATTTATCGGctcaactttttttttcttgataaCGACGGAAAAATCCAAGGCGGTGAAGAATGGCCGGGTCATCTGTTGTCGCGGGTGACGTTGCAAACAGGACAAACAATCGACTTCTCCCCGCGACGCGTCGACAAAACACGTCCCGAAGAGGTAAAATGACTGCGTCCACTTGAGCTTCACTCCAATATTATTGCACAGCTTGAGCATCACCCCATATTAGAATTCAGACACCATGGGTACGGGACATCTTCCGCCTTTTGACGAATGATACTAACCACTCAGACTCCTACGGCGGCTACGGAGGTAACTCATATGGAAGTGGCGGTGGTGGCTTCATGCCCGGCGAGACAACCAGTCCGTCTGGAGGAAGGGTATACAATGCGTTCCACCTCCCTTCTTCCAAATCCTCAATACTGACAGCTCTCTTTCAATGTGCAGCAAGAATGGAACAACACAACCCTTCGCCCCGTAACAATCAAACAAATCCTCGACGCAACGCAGCCCTACCCGGAAGCAAACTTCACAATCGACGGACAAGACGTATCCAGCATCGTCTTCATAGGCCAAGTCCGCAACATCAGCACACAAGCCACAAATGTCACATACAAACTTGACGACGGCACGGGCGAGGTTGAAGCGAAGCAGTGGATAAATCCGTCCGAGGCGATGGACACGACCGAAGATTTCGgcaaggaagggaaggacCTGAATGGTGTGGAGATCAACGGCTATGCGAAGGTATTCGGGAAGCTGAAGAGTTTATTTGGAGACCGCAAGGTCGTTAACACGCATTGCGTGCGGCCGTTAACGGATATCAATGAACTGCATGTTCACTTTTTGGAGGCCGCCGCGGTGCACTTGTTTCATACTAGAGGCGCTCCAGGGCCCGCTGCAGGTGCTACCGGGAAAATCGATGGTGGTGATGCGGCGATGGGAGGGCTTGATGGGGCCGGGGttggtggcggtggtgggtTCCCGGCGAATATGTCTGCAACTGCAAGGAGGGTTTATAACCTGCTCAGGACGGAGCCGCAGAATAATGAGGGCCTGCATGCGCAATTCATTGCGGCGAAGCTGGGCCTTCCTCCGCAAGACGTTGTGCGTGCAGGTGATGAGCTGATCAATGCTGGCATGGTGTTCTCGACCGTGGACGATCAGACCTGGGTTATTCTGGAGTATTAATTGATGAGCCAAAACTACTATCTTGGGATTGAAATGAAGGATTCCCTCACTGCTACTCTGATACACTTTAATACTTTATATCTAGCGTGCAGCTCACATATCTGCAAAAGTGTGCAACTCATAATAACCATAGCCGTGGATCatctcatcatcaagcacatATAATCTCTCTCACACATACCAATAATATCCAGCCTATGCTGCCGCATTCCTCCTAACAGCATCTTCAACAGACCGATTCCAATCCGTCTGCGTCAAGAACACCGCCTCAATCCCACTTACCAAGCAAAGCGCGATAGCAACCCCACTCCACAGCCCGAACAGACCCCAATGAAGACCAAATGCCGTGCCAAAACTAATCGGCATTGCAATGGCATAGTAGCAGAAAAGCTGGACATAGCCTCCAATCTCCTGCCTTCCAAGCCCGCGCAGGATCCCGTTACAGTTTGTGGCAAGGGcgtcgaagagctggaaCGCTGCACAGAAGGGGAGGACGTGCGCGACGAGCTCAATAACTTCGACTTCCGACGTGAAGAGTCGGGGTATGTAGTACCGCAACGAGGAGATGAGGACCATGTTAAGGAGGCCGACAAGGACGGCGCCACACATTGCGACCTTGGCTGTTGTTTTGGCCGCGTCGACGAGGGTGGCGCCAATTAGGTTAGCGACGCGGGTgctggaggatatggaaaGCGTGAAGGGAATCTGGAAGGTGATCGAAGATACAGTGGCTAAGACAGACTGAGCAGCTAGAGGGGTGGTGCCGAGGTAGGATGAGCCTAGAGTTAAGACTTCGAAGGCGAGGCATTCGGCCTCGACCATCAGGAGACCAGGGAGGGCAAGTCGAATCATTGGGCCCCAGTTGTTGAGGGCGCGTCTCGTTAAGCCGTTCCAGCATTCTGAGCCGTCGACGAGATAAACATAAAGGAAGAGGAATAGGGGCATGAGGTTGTCCGTGATTGCTACGGCAATAGGAGCGCCAATAAATCCCCAGCCGAATTGCTGTAACCGAGTGTTAGTTGAGTCTCACACAACTTCTTGGAACGTACCCAGACGAAGAGCCAGTTCATAAATGCATTGAGCGGGGCGCATATCAGCAGTACATATAGAGACGCTGAAAAAATCCCCTGCGCTTGAACATATCGTTTGCCACTCTCGAAAGCAGCGTATCCCGGAGCTCCCAGAATAACCACTTTCAGATACAGACCCGCCAGCTCAGCGACCTCCCTTTCCGGCACAATTTTTAGTAGGATCTTATCGGCAAAGAACCAGAGCAAAGCAATTGGGATGGTGATGAcccataaaaaaaaaatcattctctgcatctgcagcccCACGagctttttcttcccagAGCCATATGCTTGAGCACAAAGCGTGTCCAAACTTGTCGCCAGACCTTGATAGACTGCCAGCATATATCTTAGCATCTCGAcagcagaggaagaacatTTCCGGTACACACCTGCATAGCCTGTTATGCTCGCGCTCATACTCGCAAGACTAACCGCACCCAGCTCCGTCTTACCCAAATGGCCAAGGGTAAAGATGCTAGCTACAGTTAAAGAATACTGAAGCAGAAACGTGACCACTAGAGGCGCCGCGTTTTTCCCGATAACAATAGCTTCACGTCTCCATGTCGTATGAATCAATCCTGCAAtgacggcttcttcccaTTTCCGATCAATGTCTTCAGCATTGGCGGCACTATGCCCGGAGCTCCGCCGTCTAGCCAGCAAAGAAGTGGTTTCATCTGCAGGAGCGCGCGACCCTCTTCGAGATCGAGTTGACGTAGCCGGGTCAAGGAAGTGGTTATCGGTCAGCAATTCCCTCTCATCTTCAATCGCCTgctcccgctccctccaAGTCAGTCTCTCACTATTCTCCGGCTGGTACGGATATGGAACGACTGTCGCATGCGATACGGTAGTGAAGAAGCTTGGACGCTGATAAGAGCCAGCTAATGAGTGCGGAGCGGTGCCCGGCTGGCTACGTACGGGACGGATTGTTGAATTCTCGGAAGCCTCATCGTCAGCCGTGGAAGCCGAATCCGTACCGTCAGCGTATTGCTCCAGGTCACGGGCAATTGCCCTTTCGGCAAGCGGCGAGCTGCCACGAGAATAAGATCGGTCCACCGGAGCGCTGAGCGCAACACCGTCGCGGGCCATTACTGGTTGGGGGAGAAGGTGATTTCAAGGTCGTTAGTCACTGTTGTCGCGATATCCTCATCGCGGTGGTGCAATGCACCGGTTTGGGTGGTATCGAAACAGGACCACCTAAGTTAAAGAGTCAAAGACAGAggggagttggagaaggaaagatgtCGCTTAAGCTCAAATGATAGTCCAGTATTTGCATCGCGCTCGACAAGACTTTGCCTTCGACCGTTTCCGTAGTTAGACCGGGCTCTGGGCTGACGGATCCACCCGCATGTAGATATACAATTCGCAGCCATGACTCACAGCACCATCACATCACGGCGGGTTATTTGCAATGCAATCTCCTGTGATAAGGGCGCCAATGAGCATTCATCTGAAGCGTAAGCGGTATCATGGCTGTTTATGGGCGCAATTCTGTTCGCTCGTGTTGACGGTGAGAGAGAACATGCCCCGCAGATCGGATCCACCACTCGCCAACCAGAAAAGGCAGGCTGAGCCGGGGGAGGGGTCTGAGATCATCACGATCAGGACGACGTCTCTGCTTCATGGTCTGGCCGTTGATCAATTGATGTTTGTCATCACAATTAATGTCTCTTCCAGTGTTTGAGAAACGTGATTCAGGAAAGGGCTGTAGCTTCGACGAAGATTTACCAAACCGGCCTAGTCTAAGAACTATGTACCTAGGGTATCACGTGGACTCTGCGGTCACCAGTCAAGCTGCATACAGCATCATCTTGCTCAAGAGATAGCCTTGAGGCATTCTTCCAGCCACAAAATGCTCACCGATTCGCTCGTCATCCGAGGTCTGCATAAACAGCGAATCTTCGGGTCGAAGCTCCAGAAGGCGGCTTATTTAGCCTCTTGAGCTGTATTGCCCAACGTCTCAGGGCCATTGCTCAACAGAATCACAGAATCAACATGCCGGGCACCACACCTACACCCtcagggccagagccagctccAGCCCGCAGACGACCACGATACAATCCTCTCATCAACCCAGCAAATGCGAAACCAGTCCTAGTCGAAGAGTAAGACACCCTTCCCTTCATTGCCGACCAGCCTATCCAGGACTCTACTAACAACAAGAAAGGCACCTAGAATCCGACATGCACATCTTCCTGACCCGCCCATACCTCGGCGCGTTGCTCTTTGAGAACTCTGCCTCCGATGCACGCGACCACTGCGCAAATGAACGAACGTTCCTCTCTTGGCTCCGCCTCTCGATGTACCTTGGCATCGTGTCCGTGGCCCTCATTATATCCTTTAACTTCAAGGCGCAGCCGACGCCGTTGGAGCGCCGCATGGCCCTGCCGATGGGGATTATCTTCTGGGTGCTGAGCCTGGTGAGTCTGAGTAATGGGCTGGCAAACTATGTGCGCACGGTCAAGAAGTATAGTCGCAAGGCGGCGCTTGTGCAGAGTGGGTGGAAGACGCAGCTGACGTTTATTGTTGTGGGAGGTGTCATTTTGGGAAGCTGTATTGTGTTGCTCGTTACGGATGCACATAGATATTGACTTAGACGGGTTCGGGGTCGCGTAGTCGGTCTAAGTAGACGAGCACATGCCGAATACGATGTAATATTAATGTATCTGCTATGTTCAGAACAAGCCGGAAATAAGATGACGTTTATGCTAGCCAATATATGCATCTGGGGAATAACGCTGCTATATCATCATGAAGTTATGTCCATTCGCCTCGCTTTCCTTCGCCCTCACATCCGACGTATCTGCGTCTCCCCCTTGTACTGATCCAGTGAAGGAGAACCAAGGTGGCTCCACCACTCAAACAGCATCGAGTTGCAGATGAGCTTGAACCACGGTGTGAATTTCAGATTGGTCTGCTTGAACATCTCCTTCAGCTCGTCCGCAGACACATATCGCGTGTCGCGGACTTCGTTGAGATTTGGCTCGAGAACGACGTCCGCCTGGATAAAGAGGATATAGTCAACTAGCAAGGAGCGTTTTGTTAGCCACTGTACACCAACCAGCCAATCCGGCCCGAAATCACCCCGGGTACTGCTTACTCTCATGCTCTCCCCACTTCCCATCACTCGGCGCCTTATAATGAATCCTTGTGAAGAACTCAAATTTCTCAATAGGGACCTCCTCCGGCTTAATCCCCAGCTCGTGGTTTAACTTCCTCTGCGCTGCGCGCTTTACACCCAGGATCGCCGCGTCCAGCTGCGACCCCGTTTCACCAGGGATCCCTAGCGGGTGCGAGCAGCAGGTATTCGTCCACATGTCCGGAAAGGTGATTTTCTCGGAGGCACGCTGTTGTAGAAGGAGGCGGTTCTGGGAGTCGAAGAGAAAAACGGAGAAGGCGCGATGTAGGAGGCCGCGATCGATGTTTGTCATTAAATGGCCTGCACAATTTTAATATTAGATCGGCGACGGCAATACAATGCTTCCATTATAATTAGGGATTATGAGTTATGATAGCGGGGAAGGGAGGGGTTGAGGGGTTGGAGGGAAGGACACGAACATGTTTTCTTGCTAGCGCTCCCAATCGGCttatcatcgtcatccaaGACGATGCAGACCTCATCCATAAGACGgacctgctcctcatcgTATCCAGCGAGATCATTGCTGTTCGCGACCGAGGTAGTCGTCGCCTGGGGAAGAACTTCCCGGGCTAGCGAGGTATCGACGTCGGGAAAGATATCAGCGACATTGTCGGCCGTTATCCTGGTGATTGTCTCTGTGGCGCTCATCGCTGCGTCTTTAATCTTCAAGCTCAAAGCAATTGGGAATAATTCGCCTCCTGACGGTTACTTAAAACTTGACGATCGGGGATCGGGGCGATATTTCAGGGACTCCCTCTAAAGCGGTGAATCCCAGCAGAATCGACCTATGCTGGATTTTACCCCGTACTCGTGGGAATTTTTAACATATCTCCAAGCTGACAAAGAGGGGTTGCTAGCGGAATTGTGACTTGGAAGATCCCCGTGTTGGGTTGGACATTTTTCGGAGACCGACCAACAGCTTATGCGCTTGGaggttttctttttctcaaaATTCGTATTCCCAGTTACTCCGTCCCGGTCCAGGTGTTCGCCGCTCGTAATGACTCCGCTTTTGGATTCGACTGCAGAGGCGGGGAAAGGGCGGTTCAACGCGGTATAAGTAGGCGAGAACCAAGTGAACCTTCAAATATGCGTTTATGGAGCAAGTAAGATGGGCTcgaagaacaaaaagatAGATTTATATTCCCCAATCAACGCGATGGCGCCGAAACGTGCTTGTTGTATCCTTGCATGGGCCTGCCATGTTGATACCATGTTCTATAGGCAGCCCTTTATGCTCTGGCCCCTTCTAATGGTATATCAAATGACTCAAAGCAAACAAGGCTGGTGCTACACAAAACCATGCGACGCAgaatgcaagccaagcaaaaAAGCCTCCCTAGACCGTACATAACTCATGAAATGTACACTGCGGGCCTCCCAATATCAAATGAAATGAACGTCAACATAGGTCCTATTCAACGATGCTTCGCGATTCAAAGGGTTCAGGCGGTGTATTGTTCGCATGGAGGACGGTCATCGGTGGCTCTTATCGCGTCACTTGACCTCCGACCGGTTCGTCTGCATCCGTCTGATATATGCCTTTTGATTGTCAGCTACAGGCGATCTCGTGTCCACGAAGATAAAGTGTTTGGCCTACCTTGCAAGCGTATCCTGCCGAGTGAACCGGCTTCCGCACTCTTCACATCCATACTTCCGAATCCCTCGATGGACCTGCTCAATCATTAGCGACACGAAGGGAGCCGGGTGAGGGTTCGGAGGCATACACTATCCACGTGCCTCTTTAGATCCGTCTTCCGGCCAAGCCCTTTTCCGCAGATTTCGCATGCATATGACTTTCTGTTGCTGGGGTTATGTCTCTTCATATGTTCCCGACAATTTGATCGTCGCGTAAATCGAGCGCCGCATATGGTGCATTCCCGTCCGCTCGCAGGCGGAATCCTTGGCTGCTCATGATCTGCCGAAGTATTGTTACTGGTCCACTGGGAGAAGTCTCCGACTGGATACGTTGAAGGCCCTGAAAAGTTGGACTCAAGATCATGGTCCACCAATGCCGGTTCGCTAGTATCGTCCTCCTCGGAAAATTCGAGCTTGGGCCAAAACGCATTCGCCCCGTGCTGTGCCACCGGGGCGAAGAGCGGCACAGACGCGGGCTTTGTGTTCTCTGTATACTGTCCATCTAGATACTCAGTGTCGGGTTCTTCCTTAATCATGACATCGGCGTCTGAACGAGGCGTATTTGGCAGAAGGTTGTACATCTGAGGGTTCATCGTATCCGGGATCGTCTTGAGATCTAAAGCTGATCCCCGACTCGACGTAGCACTCATTGCTTGTGGACCGCAGTAACTAAGGGGCGACGTGGAAACGTCAGAACCGATATAGGGCTCGCATAATGTAGCTGGCGTCATTAGGCTTGTGTTGAAGGAGTAGCCGAGTGGTACTGTCGTAGGCATCAACTGGCCAGTCCAATCAGCAGGGTAAAGTTCGGCCGACGACTGCGGTCGGTCGTAGTTGTTGGAAGGCCCTGTTTCGCAATATGAAATTCCCAAGCCAGAATTTGCTGCGTGAAATGGAGAGTTCGGCGCAATTTGTGAGGGGTACGGGTAGGCTGGATACGTTCGCTGCTCGACATCGTCCGAACAAGCAGAATAATGCATGACGATAAGAAATGTAGGGCGTATTGGGGGAAACTGATGGGGTAGAATAATAATAAGGATCAGATAGCACCCTGCGGCGAGAGTGTTGCCTGCAGCCAGACTTTTCGATTCGCAAGATAATGTTTCAATAGTCGATTGGTTTGCGAGGACAAGAGGCGTGCAGAAATAGAGTAATAGTGTAGAGCACCGCAAGGACTTTAGAGGAAATGTTCTGATATAAGAATAGTTCGCAACGGACTCTTTGACAGCGGCTCAGACGATCAGCCAGGTACAAACCAGTGACAATTAAATGAAAGTCTCCTTGAAGTAAAGAAGAAACCTAGGCGGCAACTCAACACCTTGCCTGGCAAGGCAGAATCGGACGAAATGGTCTTGCATGAGTgtagcagaagaagcagggaAGAGAAGTGGGCTGCCATGACTgaagagaaggtgaagggggTGTGGTGTGTGGGAGGAGGTACCTGGTTGCTACGCAGGGCCGGGGCTTGCTGCAATCAATTCTGCAATCCGGACGGAGATAGGCGCGGCATGCTCGAGAAGCGTGCACAGGAAATTAGCGCCGAAATAATGTGATCCGGTCCAAAAAGCCATCCATGCGTGCTGGATCCGGCAAGAGGGCTGCATAGACTGATGGAATGACTGGAGAAGCGGTCACTCTCGCCAAATGGTTTTGTTCGGACCGACAGGGCTCACACCCTTGATGGAGGGGGAAGAGACGAGAGAGATGGGCGCTTCCACCTGGTCTGGCGAGGGGACGAGGATCATTCAGGGATCTTGGTCAGGGCGAGGTGAAAGAGACCCAGTCAGGTTCACGGAGGGGGAGTCGCAAGTTTCGAGTCTCGAATCATGCTACGGAAGGCCGGACAGCAACAGTGGCCGCAGGAAGATTGCTCCAAGGCGCCTGGCATTTCCGATCGTCGCTCTTCGGCGGAACAGCGCAGAgatttgtttctttcttttcgttAAAAAGGGCATAGTGAGGTCCCGACAGTCTGGTAACCTAGCTTGGCAAAAGTGCAGTGCGCGTCGCTGGTATGATTGGTAAACACAGCCGCACCGTCGAAAGAGGAGACTGGAGCTAAGCAAAAAGCAAGTTGGCGGAGGGCAAGGCATTATTGATCAGTCAAGTCGGGTCCCGATGAGGTGACGAtggtggttgttgttggtgaGGTTGCGAGAAAGCCGAGGCAGGAAGTCCAGGTCAGggggaagaagggaagagggatCCAGATACGAAGCGCCAGGGCGACACCTGATCGTCATACAATCTTATTTGTCTTATGGTTACCGCTAGCCCAAGCAAAGGTTTATTGTCGATTATTCTTCTTATTTCTTCAGTTGGTTGCTTCGCTGCTGTTATTGGTCTAGTCTCAACACAATGCAGAATGCATCACAAGGCATCCTGCCTCAGCCAATCACCAACTGGCTTTAAACGTTCCTTGTCTGTGTCTTGACGACGTTGGGGAACTAGGGCTCGACGAGGATGTCGCTTTTTGATCCCACTTCGCCGTTCATCGAATCACCCCGGAAGTAGATTGCTTTGTCGGGAACGGTACATAGCAGCAGCGTAGGAACAACTCCTACCGTATCTGGATTTCGTATGTGGTACTCTCATTGACGGCTCAGTGTGAGTAGTCTTTAGGATTACTGccggcgacgatgatggaCGCCTAAAGCAGCGGCAACTCGCCCCATCTGAGCACGAAGCCTTTCCATCTCGTCAAGCATGTCTGctacttcttcttcctgtcCGGGTCGCTGCTCATGTTGTGAGTGCCTTCTTGTCCTGAGAGAAGCGCGGGAATGAACGTCTAGCCCAGAAGTCAAAGCCATAACGTGATGGCTATACGGGCCGGAGCGGGCCTGTATCGTGGAGGTAGGACGGCTCAATCTCTTAGGCGTCATTCTTGCTGAAGCAAGGCTGTTTCTCCTTGACAGAAAACGGCGACTGGACTCATAAGCCCAAAGCAGTGCAACGCACGGTAGGTGAGTCGCTCTAAGAAGAATGATGCGCACTCGCCGGATTTCCGCTGCAGGTAGGAAAAGTCTCATTGGGCGAATGCAAAGGAGTGGAATGAGGTTCTGTAGAATTAGGTGCCATCTATTAGCGGTTCACTCCTCAGTCACGATGATATGAACTCACCAACGGAGGCATGAAGTATGTTAGTCTCTTGGAAGTGCTACTTTCTAGAACATAGATGGCCAGCCTATTGAATTAGTCGCTGTGATAAAAATCCAACGCAATTTTTATCACTAACTGGAAGAGATATTCTTCTCGGGCATGCGACATAACCTACAAGGAAGTCGATCAGCGCCGCGAAGAAGCCCGGTTCAGCAAGGGAGACTTACACCCTCCATGCTCATGCTCATGAGACTGACTAGTGAGGAGATCAATAACAAACTTGTTACCGAGACAAAAACGAGCCTAGAACATGACCGTGTCAGCCGGCGATCAAGGGGTGTGGGGCCTTGCGGCCCGCGTCCGCGACAATTCTGGTGGGACAGTCGGAACACTCAAAGTGCACCGCCATGTTGGCTTTAGCGCCTGAAAAGAATAGCAAGATTCGAGTGACCGCGTGGGAAACCAAAAATATGACAGAAATGCATGCGAGGGGTTCGTTGGAGGCGTCCTGTGGCGCAGCAAATACAGTTGGGAAGACTTACATCAACCCGCATCCGAAGACTGGGGAGATCTAAGGATTTAGCGCGTCAGTTATCTTGACACGAGAGCCAACCATTTTGGTAAAAGACTTGTCCCAAAAGTCGACAGATTCTAAGCGCAGGTTGGTTTAGTACTCACATCATAGCAAATGTCCTGTGAGCCAATCAATTCAGCCACGTCAGTAAATGCATCTCGGCCGCTCTGTTCGAAGACGGAGTTGACGCACAAAACCCAGGTAGTTCGA
Protein-coding sequences here:
- a CDS encoding putative ATP-dependent RNA helicase dbp10 (transcript_id=CADANIAT00002094); amino-acid sequence: MPSRAASPALSENEFDITGALFQNDSDSDAETQKPTKRKKVPAAPNVNLDFLGEANAGDSDEDDEAFIAEKQTSANRKSANLKGRTVKKGGGFQAMGLNANLLKAIARKGFSVPTPIQRKTIPVIMEDQDVVGMARTGSGKTAAFVIPMIEKLKSHSTKFGARGLILSPSRELALQTLKVVKELGKGTDLKSVLLVGGDSLEEQFGMMAGNPDIVIATPGRFLHLKVEMNLDLSSIKYVVFDEADRLFEMGFAAQLTEILHGLPSTRQTLLFSATLPKSLVEFARAGLQDPTLVRLDTESKISPDLQNAFFSVKSAEKEGALLYILNEVIKMPTGPTEASLRLKEKGPEDSKNKKRKRAEMERAVNMKESPTKHSTIVFAATKHHVDYLYSLLREAGFAVSYVYGSLDQTARKIQVQNFRTGISNILVVTDVAARGIDIPILANVINYDFPSQPKIFVHRVGRTARAGRKGWSYSLVRDADAPYLLDLQLFLGRKLVLGRESDQVNFAEDVAVGSLPRDGLSQTCEWVSRVLDDDADIFAQRAVSTKGEKLYLRTRNAASAESAKRAKQVVTSDNWTAVHPLFQDEASNLEAEREKMLARIGGYRPQETIFEVQNRRGGKGGKASEPDEALDSIKRVRSTLEAKKKQRAQAEELEATTNTDGAEVDGDAFSDLEGDNANIPDNMSLASESDLEVTFSSYNTTDKASKSNSNSKSDSTPTTLFQNPEYFMSYTPANTSLAEDRAYGVHSGTNANFASATRNATMDLQADEGGKGFGEPRTLMRWDKRHKKYVSRQNDEDGSKGTKLVRGESGAKIAATFRSGRFDAWKKGKRVGRLPRVGEAETPGLAADLGGSGGSFGGKRFRHKSEKAPKAADPLRGDYEKMKKKAEAARERAASKVGGVTSGGKSEIRNTDDIRKARKLKQKRREKNARPSRKK
- a CDS encoding putative replication factor-a protein (transcript_id=CADANIAT00002095); protein product: MDSYGGYGGNSYGSGGGGFMPGETTSPSGGRQEWNNTTLRPVTIKQILDATQPYPEANFTIDGQDVSSIVFIGQVRNISTQATNVTYKLDDGTGEVEAKQWINPSEAMDTTEDFGKEGKDLNGVEINGYAKVFGKLKSLFGDRKVVNTHCVRPLTDINELHVHFLEAAAVHLFHTRGAPGPAAGATGKIDGGDAAMGGLDGAGVGGGGGFPANMSATARRVYNLLRTEPQNNEGLHAQFIAAKLGLPPQDVVRAGDELINAGMVFSTVDDQTWVILEY
- a CDS encoding MATE family efflux transporter (transcript_id=CADANIAT00002096), with the protein product MARDGVALSAPVDRSYSRGSSPLAERAIARDLEQYADGTDSASTADDEASENSTIRPVRSQPGTAPHSLAGSYQRPSFFTTVSHATVVPYPYQPENSERLTWREREQAIEDERELLTDNHFLDPATSTRSRRGSRAPADETTSLLARRRSSGHSAANAEDIDRKWEEAVIAGLIHTTWRREAIVIGKNAAPLVVTFLLQYSLTVASIFTLGHLGKTELGAVSLASMSASITGYAVYQGLATSLDTLCAQAYGSGKKKLVGLQMQRMIFFLWVITIPIALLWFFADKILLKIVPEREVAELAGLYLKVVILGAPGYAAFESGKRYVQAQGIFSASLYVLLICAPLNAFMNWLFVWQFGWGFIGAPIAVAITDNLMPLFLFLYVYLVDGSECWNGLTRRALNNWGPMIRLALPGLLMVEAECLAFEVLTLGSSYLGTTPLAAQSVLATVSSITFQIPFTLSISSSTRVANLIGATLVDAAKTTAKVAMCGAVLVGLLNMVLISSLRYYIPRLFTSEVEVIELVAHVLPFCAAFQLFDALATNCNGILRGLGRQEIGGYVQLFCYYAIAMPISFGTAFGLHWGLFGLWSGVAIALCLVSGIEAVFLTQTDWNRSVEDAVRRNAAA
- a CDS encoding DUF202 domain-containing protein (transcript_id=CADANIAT00002097); this translates as MPGTTPTPSGPEPAPARRRPRYNPLINPANAKPVLVEEHLESDMHIFLTRPYLGALLFENSASDARDHCANERTFLSWLRLSMYLGIVSVALIISFNFKAQPTPLERRMALPMGIIFWVLSLVSLSNGLANYVRTVKKYSRKAALVQSGWKTQLTFIVVGGVILGSCIVLLVTDAHRY
- the idi1 gene encoding isopentenyl-diphosphate delta-isomerase IDI1 (transcript_id=CADANIAT00002098) translates to MSATETITRITADNVADIFPDVDTSLAREVLPQATTTSVANSNDLAGYDEEQVRLMDEVCIVLDDDDKPIGSASKKTCHLMTNIDRGLLHRAFSVFLFDSQNRLLLQQRASEKITFPDMWTNTCCSHPLGIPGETGSQLDAAILGVKRAAQRKLNHELGIKPEEVPIEKFEFFTRIHYKAPSDGKWGEHEIDYILFIQADVVLEPNLNEVRDTRYVSADELKEMFKQTNLKFTPWFKLICNSMLFEWWSHLGSPSLDQYKGETQIRRM
- a CDS encoding putative C2H2 finger domain protein (Ezf) (transcript_id=CADANIAT00002099), whose amino-acid sequence is MHYSACSDDVEQRTYPAYPYPSQIAPNSPFHAANSGLGISYCETGPSNNYDRPQSSAELYPADWTGQLMPTTVPLGYSFNTSLMTPATLCEPYIGSDVSTSPLSYCGPQAMSATSSRGSALDLKTIPDTMNPQMYNLLPNTPRSDADVMIKEEPDTEYLDGQYTENTKPASVPLFAPVAQHGANAFWPKLEFSEEDDTSEPALVDHDLESNFSGPSTYPVGDFSQWTSNNTSADHEQPRIPPASGRECTICGARFTRRSNCREHMKRHNPSNRKSYACEICGKGLGRKTDLKRHVDSAYIRRMQTNRSEVK